A window of the Eleutherodactylus coqui strain aEleCoq1 chromosome 8, aEleCoq1.hap1, whole genome shotgun sequence genome harbors these coding sequences:
- the FAIM gene encoding fas apoptotic inhibitory molecule 1 isoform X1 → MRSCALGPRWSPGYCCRAARAASQRLPAADSVRSRYGHLEKMTDLVAVWEVALSDGVHKIEFEHGTTSGKRVVYVDGKEIIRKDWMFKLVGKEAFPVGASQTKATINIDAVSGFAYEYTLEVNGKSLKKYMENRSKTTNTWVLHVDGEDCRVVLEKDTMDVWCNGKKLETAGEFVDDGTETHFTIGDHDCCIKAVSSGKRREGIIHTLIMDEREIPESTE, encoded by the exons ATGCGCAGCTGTGCGCTCGGGCCGCGCTGGTCTCCTGGTTACTGTTGCCGGGCAGCGAGGGCCGCGTCACAGCGACTTCCGGCCGCGGATTCCGTCAG ATCTCGTTACGGCCACCTGGAGAAGATGACCGACCTGGTAGCCGTCTGGGAGGTCGCGCTCAGCGACGGGGTCCACAAGATTGAGTTTGAACATGGAACAACGTCAGGGAAACGCGTGGTGTACGTGGACGGCAAG GAGATCATCCGGAAGGACTGGATGTTTAAGCTGGTTGGAAAAGAGGCGTTTCCGGTCGGAGCCTCACAGACAAAAGCCACCATCAACATTGACGCGGTCAGCGGTTTTGCCTACGAGTACACCCTAGAGGTAAACGGCAAGAGCCTGAAGAAATACATGGAGAACCGATCCAAGACCACCAACACCTGGGTGCTGCATGTGGATGGAGAGGACTGCCGGGTGGTGCTGG AGAAGGACACAATGGACGTCTGGTGCAACGGGAAGAAGCTGGAGACTGCG GGAGAGTTTGTAGACGACGGCACCGAGACACATTTCACCATCGGCGATCACGACTGCTGCATAAAAGCAGTGAGCAGCGgtaaacgcagggaaggcatcaTCCATACGCTGATCATGGACGAGCGGGAAATCCCAGAGAGCACCGAATAA
- the FAIM gene encoding fas apoptotic inhibitory molecule 1 isoform X2 encodes MAAAREEVAVYEDEVRSRYGHLEKMTDLVAVWEVALSDGVHKIEFEHGTTSGKRVVYVDGKEIIRKDWMFKLVGKEAFPVGASQTKATINIDAVSGFAYEYTLEVNGKSLKKYMENRSKTTNTWVLHVDGEDCRVVLEKDTMDVWCNGKKLETAGEFVDDGTETHFTIGDHDCCIKAVSSGKRREGIIHTLIMDEREIPESTE; translated from the exons ATGGCGGCAGCACGTGAGGAGGTCGCTGTATACGAGGATGAAGTCAG ATCTCGTTACGGCCACCTGGAGAAGATGACCGACCTGGTAGCCGTCTGGGAGGTCGCGCTCAGCGACGGGGTCCACAAGATTGAGTTTGAACATGGAACAACGTCAGGGAAACGCGTGGTGTACGTGGACGGCAAG GAGATCATCCGGAAGGACTGGATGTTTAAGCTGGTTGGAAAAGAGGCGTTTCCGGTCGGAGCCTCACAGACAAAAGCCACCATCAACATTGACGCGGTCAGCGGTTTTGCCTACGAGTACACCCTAGAGGTAAACGGCAAGAGCCTGAAGAAATACATGGAGAACCGATCCAAGACCACCAACACCTGGGTGCTGCATGTGGATGGAGAGGACTGCCGGGTGGTGCTGG AGAAGGACACAATGGACGTCTGGTGCAACGGGAAGAAGCTGGAGACTGCG GGAGAGTTTGTAGACGACGGCACCGAGACACATTTCACCATCGGCGATCACGACTGCTGCATAAAAGCAGTGAGCAGCGgtaaacgcagggaaggcatcaTCCATACGCTGATCATGGACGAGCGGGAAATCCCAGAGAGCACCGAATAA
- the FAIM gene encoding fas apoptotic inhibitory molecule 1 isoform X3 yields MTDLVAVWEVALSDGVHKIEFEHGTTSGKRVVYVDGKEIIRKDWMFKLVGKEAFPVGASQTKATINIDAVSGFAYEYTLEVNGKSLKKYMENRSKTTNTWVLHVDGEDCRVVLEKDTMDVWCNGKKLETAGEFVDDGTETHFTIGDHDCCIKAVSSGKRREGIIHTLIMDEREIPESTE; encoded by the exons ATGACCGACCTGGTAGCCGTCTGGGAGGTCGCGCTCAGCGACGGGGTCCACAAGATTGAGTTTGAACATGGAACAACGTCAGGGAAACGCGTGGTGTACGTGGACGGCAAG GAGATCATCCGGAAGGACTGGATGTTTAAGCTGGTTGGAAAAGAGGCGTTTCCGGTCGGAGCCTCACAGACAAAAGCCACCATCAACATTGACGCGGTCAGCGGTTTTGCCTACGAGTACACCCTAGAGGTAAACGGCAAGAGCCTGAAGAAATACATGGAGAACCGATCCAAGACCACCAACACCTGGGTGCTGCATGTGGATGGAGAGGACTGCCGGGTGGTGCTGG AGAAGGACACAATGGACGTCTGGTGCAACGGGAAGAAGCTGGAGACTGCG GGAGAGTTTGTAGACGACGGCACCGAGACACATTTCACCATCGGCGATCACGACTGCTGCATAAAAGCAGTGAGCAGCGgtaaacgcagggaaggcatcaTCCATACGCTGATCATGGACGAGCGGGAAATCCCAGAGAGCACCGAATAA